From the genome of Strigops habroptila isolate Jane chromosome 17, bStrHab1.2.pri, whole genome shotgun sequence, one region includes:
- the RNF26 gene encoding E3 ubiquitin-protein ligase RNF26 has protein sequence MDLLFALLRGLRLALDLLLLVLDLNFLLVSSLVSALLWLLGAVTSLPAAAAACWDGLLASLASVERAALGALSGVLRGCCCGLEGLKVLGHLVSHLALRGKELLHRELCGLLGCGQALARQVCEGLAIGTSLLAYLVNSLVNVCLIGTQNLFTLAVAMWDSLASPFLRVTDLLAAFLAHVSSGAIAVSILLWSPCQMALELLASIAQLFVNVFFVNIYGLGLLLLIIVVGAFVFNPGLLWTLTDCVLGYFNMLPSYHRLQRDVWRLYQVAVLTLGMAMTSQTWRRLVDWSLQVTNWSQGGGMMNRESNQREAAVPAFPRAPGRPMPARVSQLPAEREDDEDAEQVPQARPALGRSVAGQRLQPRREEPGPSWGKAQRRQQLNAGARDAEGTADNDPWMLLKEQEERKKCVICQDQTKTVLLLPCRHLCLCQECTEVLLQQAIYQRNCPLCRQMILQTLNVYL, from the coding sequence ATGGACCTGCTGTTCGCGCTGCTCCGCGGGCTGCGGCTGGCgctggacctgctgctgctggtgctggacCTGAACTTCCTCCTGGTGTCCTCGCTGGTGTCCGcgctgctctggctgctgggCGCCGTCACCAGCCTGCCCGCGGCCGCCGCGGCGTGCTGGGACGGGCTGCTGGCCTCGCTGGCTTCGGTGGAGCGGGCGGCGCTGGGCGCGCTATCCGGCGTGCTGcggggctgctgctgcggcCTGGAGGGGCTGAAGGTGCTGGGGCACCTCGTGTCGCACTTGGCGCTGCGGggcaaggagctgctgcaccGTGAGCTGTGCGGGCTGCTGGGCTGCGGGCAGGCGCTGGCCAGGCAGGTGTGCGAGGGGCTGGCCATCGGCACCAGCCTGCTGGCTTACCTGGTTAACAGCCTGGTCAACGTGTGCCTCATCGGCACCCAGAACCTCTTCACCTTGGCCGTGGCCATGTGGGATTCCCTCGCCAGCCCCTTCCTCAGGGTCACCGACCTGCTGGCTGCTTTCCTTGCGCACGTCTCCAGCGGAGCCATCGCCGTGTCCATCCTGCTGTGGTCGCCCTGCCAAATGGCCTTGGAGCTGCTGGCTTCCATCGCCCAGCTCTTCGTCAACGTCTTCTTTGTGAATATATACGGCCTGGGCTTGCTGCTCCTCATCATCGTTGTCGGCGCCTTCGTCTTCAACCCGGGGCTGCTGTGGACGCTGACTGACTGCGTGCTGGGTTACTTCAACATGCTGCCTTCCTACCACCGCCTGCAGCGGGACGTGTGGCGGCTCTATCAGGTGGCAGTCCTGACGCTGGGTATGGCCATGACCTCCCAGACCTGGCGCAGGTTGGTGGACTGGAGCCTGCAGGTAACCAACTGGAGCCAAGGAGGCGGAATGATGAACCGGGAAAGCAACCAGCGAGAGGCGGCTGTGCCTGCCTTCCCCCGAGCTCCTGGCAGGCCGATGCCGGCGAGGGTCAGTCAGCTGCCAGCAGAGCGTGAGGACGATGAGGATGCTGAGCAGGTACCACAAGCACGTCCTGCTCTGGGTCGAAGCGTGGCGGGACAGCGCCTGCAGCCGCGCAGGGAGGAACCGGGTCCCTCCTGGGGGAAGGctcagaggaggcagcagctgaacGCCGGAGCTAGGGACGCCGAGGGCACCGCAGATAACGACCCCTGGATGCTCCTGAAAGAACAAGAGGAACGCAAGAAATGCGTCATCTGCCAAGACCAAACTAAGAcagtcctgctcctgccctgcaggcacctc